In one window of Leptospira sp. WS92.C1 DNA:
- a CDS encoding ATP-dependent DNA helicase RecQ: protein MPSLTELKALFGISSFRTSQENIISDVISRRNCLVIMPTGMGKSLCYQIPALKMKGLTIVISPLIALMQDQVVRLRQLGIDAGFINSSLSKHDRLQSYENLKLGKYKMIYVSPERFRKEDFLEAIRDRNISLLAIDEAHCISQWGHDFRPDYTKIAEFRKILRWPTTIALTATATAEIQKDIIRQIGLNEDEINVYNEGICRPNLYLDVQTFVDEPSKAEAILELLGEKKESTIVYFNLIQNLEKFSEKLDIQKISHKIYHGQLPPDQRRKIQNRFLKSDDTILLATNAFGMGVDKPNIRTVIHAELPSSLESYYQEIGRAGRDGESSDCHVFYNQDDLTVLMDFIEWQNPDEVFIARVYQMMEQLGEKLSSLTYEELQSKVVHKNRGDHRLQTVLNLFDRHGVTSGDLEKNSLTLENKLPDALCSKEGLDLKKKTSLKRLYQMLLYLKSEKCRREFVYTYFDAEFPGCGNCDICKNATGSDFTHTLP from the coding sequence ATGCCCTCTCTTACGGAGCTCAAAGCCCTTTTCGGTATTTCGTCTTTTAGAACATCTCAGGAGAATATCATCTCCGACGTAATTTCCAGAAGAAATTGTCTGGTCATCATGCCGACCGGAATGGGGAAATCTCTTTGTTATCAGATTCCCGCCCTCAAGATGAAAGGTTTGACCATCGTGATTTCTCCTTTGATCGCTTTGATGCAGGATCAAGTCGTCAGACTCAGACAACTGGGAATCGACGCGGGATTTATCAACTCTTCTCTTTCCAAACACGATCGGCTTCAGAGTTACGAGAATTTGAAACTGGGCAAATACAAGATGATCTACGTTTCACCGGAACGGTTTCGTAAAGAGGATTTTCTGGAAGCCATCCGCGACCGCAATATTTCTCTTTTGGCGATCGATGAGGCACATTGCATCAGTCAATGGGGTCATGATTTCAGACCGGATTACACAAAGATCGCGGAGTTTCGAAAAATTCTAAGATGGCCGACCACGATCGCGTTAACCGCAACTGCGACCGCCGAGATTCAAAAGGATATCATTCGTCAGATCGGATTGAATGAGGACGAGATCAACGTTTACAACGAGGGGATTTGTCGTCCGAATTTGTATTTGGACGTTCAGACATTTGTGGACGAGCCCTCCAAAGCGGAGGCGATTCTCGAACTTCTCGGAGAAAAAAAAGAAAGCACCATCGTTTATTTTAATTTGATTCAAAATCTGGAAAAGTTCAGCGAGAAATTGGACATTCAAAAAATTTCTCATAAAATCTATCACGGTCAACTGCCGCCGGATCAGAGAAGAAAGATACAAAATCGATTCTTAAAATCGGATGACACGATTCTTCTCGCGACCAATGCGTTCGGGATGGGCGTGGACAAACCAAACATTCGGACCGTCATACACGCCGAACTTCCTTCTTCTTTAGAAAGTTACTATCAGGAAATCGGCAGAGCGGGTAGGGACGGAGAATCTTCGGATTGTCATGTGTTTTACAACCAGGACGATCTTACTGTATTGATGGATTTTATAGAATGGCAAAATCCGGACGAGGTCTTTATCGCTCGTGTGTATCAGATGATGGAGCAACTCGGTGAAAAGTTATCGTCTCTCACCTATGAGGAATTACAGTCCAAGGTCGTTCATAAAAATCGCGGGGATCATCGATTGCAAACCGTTCTGAATCTTTTTGATCGTCATGGGGTCACTTCCGGAGATCTGGAAAAAAATTCTTTGACCCTTGAAAACAAACTTCCGGACGCGCTTTGTTCCAAAGAAGGGTTGGATCTGAAAAAGAAAACAAGCCTCAAACGTTTGTATCAGATGCTGCTCTATCTCAAATCCGAAAAGTGCAGACGAGAATTCGTTTACACTTATTTCGATGCTGAATTTCCCGGCTGCGGGAACTGCGATATCTGCAAAAATGCAACCGGATCGGATTTTACGCATACTTTGCCGTAG